CGGCGTGACGTCGGCCTCAAGCAGCGTGTCGATATCGTCCGGCGTCGACTGGAGCAGGTGGTCAGCGCTTGCCGCCGAGACTGCTGCCGCCACCTTCGAGCCACCGAGGTTTTCGAACTCGTCGATGTGGAGTTTCGGCGTCAATCCGTGGTCTGTGCCTGCCTCGAGTATCTCACGAGACTGGTTAGCGGAGAAGACGTCCGCCTCACAGAAGACGTCGCAGAACTCGGCGACGCCCTGTTGTTCGACGGCGGGGAACTGGTCCTCGATGACGGACGTGGTGTACTCCTCAGCGTCAGTGTCGTCGGGAACGGCGTGTGCGCCCATGAACGTGGCGACGATGTCGATTGGGTGGCGCTCGTCGGCGCGGCCAATTGCCGCGAGGAGTTTCAGTTCGGTCTCGGTATCGAGTCCGTAGCCGGATTTGATCTCGAGGGTGGTCGTCCCAGCCGCAAGCATCGTGTCGAGTCGCTCGAGCAGGCTGTCCGTGAGTTCGTCTTCGCTCGCCTCGCGAACGGCTCGGACGGTGCGGAGAATGCCGCCGCCGTCGGCGAGAATTTCCTGGTAGCTCGTGCCGCGGAGTTTGGCTTCGAACTCGTCCGAGCGGTCACCTGCGAAGACCGCGTGCGTGTGCGGGTCGACAAAGCCCGGCAACACACACTTCCCGCTCGCATCGAGTGCTTCGTCTGCGTTGTCGATTGGATACTCTCGAGTGAGCTCATCGCTCGAGCCGACGGCAGCGACCTCGCCGTCCTCGAGGACGACTGCTGCATCGGGCAGTACGGAGAGGACGGGACCGTCGGGCGGGCCGCCGGAGCCGTTGGGGGTCGTTCCCGCCGCGTCGGTTTCCGCACTGTTCGCGGGTCCAGTAACCAGTTCGTTCGCGTTGTAGATGACCGTGTAGCTCATGATTCACCCTCCAGATAGCCGGTGATCGCGTGAGCGACCGTCCGCGCGGCGGCGTCGACAGTGCGACCGTCTGTATCTAACGACGGCGCACACTCGACGACTTCGACGCCGGCGAGTCGGTCGTCAGCGGCGAGTTTCCGTACTGCGGCGAACAGTTCGCGGGTCGTCAGCCCGCCCGGTGTCGGCGCACTCACGCCCGGTGCGGCACTCGCCTCGAGGACGTCACAGTCGACGCTCAGGTAGAGTGTGTCGACATCCTCGAGTGCATCCTGTACCGTCTCGACGACAGCGCGTGGGCCGTCTGCGAATGCGTCTGCCGGAACAATCCGTCCTCCCTGCTTGCGGACGTACTCGATGTAGGCGCTCGAGGTTTCGAAATGTCGTGCTCCGACGGCGACGTACGTCTCGAGACCAGCCTCGTGCAACTGTCGGTATGGGGTTCCGCTCGTTGGGCCGTCTCGCACCTCGCGACAGTCGAGGTGGGCGTCGAAGTTGACGACTGCGACGTTGCCTTCGGACTCGAGCAACGGCGCGACGTTCCCGTAGGTCAGCGAGTTATCGCCGCCCAGAAACACCGGGAGCGGTCCCAAGTCGTGGATCTCTGTGGCAACATCTCGGACGTGACTCTGGACGTCGGCGACATTCGTCTCCGGCAACTCGAGGTCGCCAAGGTCACAGATTGCTGTGCTCGAGTCGCTGTCGACGACTGTCTCCTCGATCCCCGTTCCGCCAGCCGACAGGTGCGCCGTCTTCGTGGCCGCGAGCGAGCGACGGATCTCGAGGGGGCCTTCTCGCGTCCCTTTGCGGCCAATCACCGCGCCGTCGTAGGGTTCGCCCACGAGGGCGACTGCCGCATCCGTCGCGTCTTCGAACTCGCTAGCTGTGACGATATCGCCGAACTGCCGGTCGTTCGGGTCGCTCGAGGGGCCGGTCCATCCCTCCCAGTCGGGATGTGCAATTGCTCGAGTCATTCGTCGTACATTGGAATCCGAACGTTCGAGTGGGCTGCTTCGTCCAGTGCCTCCTCGTAGCCTGCATCGGCGTGACGAATGACGCCCATGCCGGGGTCCGTCGTGAAGACGGCTGCTGCCTTCTCGGCAGCAAGGTCCGTGCCGTCGAGGACGACGTGGTTGTTCGTATGCAGCGAGTTTCCGATGCCGACGCCGCCGCCGTCGTGGACGCTGACGATGTCAGCGCCGCCGGCGCAGTTGACCAGCGCGTTGAGAATCGGCCAGTCGGCGACGGCGTCGGTGCCGTCTTTCATCGCTTCGGTCTCCCGATTCGGACTGGCGACGCTGCCCGCATCGAGGTGATCTCGAGTGACAACGATTGGGGCCGAAATCTCACCCTCGGCGACGAGTTCGTTGATCCGGAGCGCGAAGCGAGCGCGCTCAGTATGTTCCTCGCTGTCGGTCGCGTACCCGAGCCAACAGACTCGACTGGGGAGTCCCTGGAACTGTACCTGTTCCTGTGCGAGGTCGATCCAGCGACGCAGGTGGTCTTTCTCGGGGAACAACTCGAGGACGGCTTCGTCGGTCCGGTGGATGTCGGCGGGATCACCCGAGAGCGCGGCCCACCGGAACGGTCCCTTGCCGCGACAGAACTGCGGGCGGATGTAGGCGGGGACGAAGCCTGGAAAGTCGAAGGCATCGTCCATTCCGCGGTGGTCCTGAACCTGTCCGCGGATGTTGTTACCGTACTCGAAGGCGATTGCACCTCGCTCCTGTAACTCGAGGATCGCGTCGACGTGGCGTTCCATCGTATCCAGGCTCGCCTCGAGATAGGCGTCAGGGTCGTCCGCGCGCAACTCGTCGGCTTCCTCGACCGTGTAGCCATCAGGGTAGTAGCCCTCGAGTGCGTCGTGGGCGCTCGTCTGGTCGGTGACCACGTCCGGAACGTAGCCCTGCTCGAGCATGGTCTCGAGGAGTTCGGCTGCGTTGACGTGGACGCCGACGCTGTAGGGCTCGCCAGCCTCGCGGGCGTCTTCTGCGCGGTCGATGGCGTCTTCGATGTCGTCGGCCTTTTCCATGCAGTAGCCGGTGTCGATGCGCCGGTCGATTCGTTCCTCGTCAACTTCGGCGGCGATACAGACGCCCTGATTCATCGTCACCGCAAGCGGCTGTGCACCGCCCATGCCACCGAGACCGGCGGTGACGACCGTCTTCCCGGTGAGGTCGCCGTCGTAATGCTGTCGAGCGAGTTCGGCCAGCGTCTCGAACGTTCCCTGAATAATCCCTTGAGTGCCAATGTAGGCCCACGAGCCGGCGGTCATCTGGCCATACATGATCTTCCCTTCGGCCTCGAGTTCGTGGAAGTGATCCCAGTTATCCCAGTTGCCGACCAGGTTGGAGTTCGCGATTAACACCCGCGGCGCGCGCTCGTGCGTTCGAAACCGTCCGACTGGCTTGCCCGACTGTACCAACAACGTCTCGTCGTCCGCGAGCGAGCGCAGTTCCGAGAGAATCGCGTCGTAGGCGTCCCACGACCGCGCCGCCCGCCCGGTGCCGCCGTAGACAACCAATTCCTCCGGCTTCTCTGCAACCTCCGGGTCGAGATTGTTGTTGAGCATCCGTAGCGCCGCTTCCTGTCGCCAGCCCTCACACTCGAGGTCGGCTCCAGTCGGCGCGCCCTGGTACTCCTCCCACTGCTCGCTCGGTTCGCCGTCGCCGAGAGTCGAATCAGTTCCCATGTGACAG
The nucleotide sequence above comes from Natronolimnobius baerhuensis. Encoded proteins:
- the hutG gene encoding formimidoylglutamase gives rise to the protein MTRAIAHPDWEGWTGPSSDPNDRQFGDIVTASEFEDATDAAVALVGEPYDGAVIGRKGTREGPLEIRRSLAATKTAHLSAGGTGIEETVVDSDSSTAICDLGDLELPETNVADVQSHVRDVATEIHDLGPLPVFLGGDNSLTYGNVAPLLESEGNVAVVNFDAHLDCREVRDGPTSGTPYRQLHEAGLETYVAVGARHFETSSAYIEYVRKQGGRIVPADAFADGPRAVVETVQDALEDVDTLYLSVDCDVLEASAAPGVSAPTPGGLTTRELFAAVRKLAADDRLAGVEVVECAPSLDTDGRTVDAAARTVAHAITGYLEGES
- the hutI gene encoding imidazolonepropionase, which translates into the protein MSYTVIYNANELVTGPANSAETDAAGTTPNGSGGPPDGPVLSVLPDAAVVLEDGEVAAVGSSDELTREYPIDNADEALDASGKCVLPGFVDPHTHAVFAGDRSDEFEAKLRGTSYQEILADGGGILRTVRAVREASEDELTDSLLERLDTMLAAGTTTLEIKSGYGLDTETELKLLAAIGRADERHPIDIVATFMGAHAVPDDTDAEEYTTSVIEDQFPAVEQQGVAEFCDVFCEADVFSANQSREILEAGTDHGLTPKLHIDEFENLGGSKVAAAVSAASADHLLQSTPDDIDTLLEADVTPVLLPGTAFGLGGEYPDLEPYRERNAIPALGSDFNPNCYAKRQGFTATLACVGMGLTPGEALRGITDRAAAAINRFDGTGTLEVGTPADVVVLEAPSYRHLPYRYDERVVGSVLKDGEVVSERNASARSSSKSSE
- the hutU gene encoding urocanate hydratase is translated as MGTDSTLGDGEPSEQWEEYQGAPTGADLECEGWRQEAALRMLNNNLDPEVAEKPEELVVYGGTGRAARSWDAYDAILSELRSLADDETLLVQSGKPVGRFRTHERAPRVLIANSNLVGNWDNWDHFHELEAEGKIMYGQMTAGSWAYIGTQGIIQGTFETLAELARQHYDGDLTGKTVVTAGLGGMGGAQPLAVTMNQGVCIAAEVDEERIDRRIDTGYCMEKADDIEDAIDRAEDAREAGEPYSVGVHVNAAELLETMLEQGYVPDVVTDQTSAHDALEGYYPDGYTVEEADELRADDPDAYLEASLDTMERHVDAILELQERGAIAFEYGNNIRGQVQDHRGMDDAFDFPGFVPAYIRPQFCRGKGPFRWAALSGDPADIHRTDEAVLELFPEKDHLRRWIDLAQEQVQFQGLPSRVCWLGYATDSEEHTERARFALRINELVAEGEISAPIVVTRDHLDAGSVASPNRETEAMKDGTDAVADWPILNALVNCAGGADIVSVHDGGGVGIGNSLHTNNHVVLDGTDLAAEKAAAVFTTDPGMGVIRHADAGYEEALDEAAHSNVRIPMYDE